The genomic segment CCTACACGTAGTTTTCCATTTAAGTTACCGGCGAAGTAACGGTTTTCAAATTCGCTGTTATATCCATGGCCAGCCAACGTTCCCTTTTCACCACGTAAACCCACAGATATAAAAGGACTGATCAGATAATCTGCTTCACCATAAAAGGCAAATTTAGCCTTCACATTCGCTAGGTCGGTAAGATTGTACGCTACACCAGCACCTGCACCTATACTAACCGGGCGCGAAAACTGCGCCGATGCTGTTCCTATCATGAGACCTAGAGCTCCTAAAGAGGTAAATAGTATTTTTTTATTCATGTCTATATGTTTTTCTTATACCTGTTTTTGTTCAGTCATAGATGAGAAGTTTACATTCTCTATCTATTGATCAGAGGATCACCTGATTGATTAGTGTTTAGTGATGTTACAATTCAGAAACGATAATCTTCCTCTATTTATTATAATAAAACCCCAAACCGACGTATCGTTTTGGGGTTAAACAACAATAAGGCCAAAACCTATATTCGTATCGAATTATTTTATATTTAATCGGTCTTTTAGGTCCTGCCACACTTTGGCAATTCCCATTTTTTTCTTCTTGCCTTTGTCTCCATAACCGTAGCCATAACCGTAGCCATAACCGTAACCTCTAGCAAAATCGACGTCGTTGACAACAGCTGCAAGGTTTTTCAACTTGCCATCTACATATAACTCCCTAGGCACCTGAAGCAAGCGTTTGTCCAGATAATTGACCCGCGATACATATAAGGTTAAGTCAGCATTATGTGCGATCAATAACGTATCTGTTACCAGACTCACCGGCGCCGTATCTACTAGGATATAGTCATAATGTTCACGCGTATATTTGATTACATCATCGAAGTGACCATTCATGAGCAACTCCGCTGGATTTGGCGCTATATATCCAGAATAGATGACATCAAAATCATAGTTACCAGGCTTCTTAATGATGATATTATCAATATCCATATCCGGGTTGATTAGGAATTGCGTAATACCAACATTGGTGTGTTGTAAGTGCGATAAGCCTAAATAATCCAATACTTTTGGACTCCGGATATCCGCACCAATTAATACCACTTTTTTACCTGACATGGATAAAATTTGCGCCAAATTGGTTGTTACGAATGATTTACCCTCGCCCGAGATTGTTGATGTGACAAATACAACCTTAGATGCATCTTTTTGATCCCCGCCAAACATAAAGTTCATATTTGTACGTAAAATCCGGAATGCCTCGGCTAGCGAAGAACGGTCATTGAGATGGACAATGGTATCTTCTGCAGTAGGAATTTCTCCCAATACCGGTATTTTAACCAAGTCTTCAATATCCTTGCGCGAATGGATTTTATTATCCAATAAGAATTTAAGGTAAAGAAGGCCAAATGGGATTAAAAAACCTATTATTAGTGCACCCAACATGACAATCATTTTCCGCGGCGCAACTGGTATACTATTAGTGTAAGCAGCGTCAATAATCTTCAAATTATCAGGTGTCGCTGCTGCTTTTACTTCACTCTCTTCTCTTTTTTGCAGCAACAACAAGTAAAGCGATTCAACAATTTGCTGTTGTCTTGAAATTTTCTTAAATCCTTGCTCTTGATTAGGAATAGAATTTATTCTACCCAAAATTTCTTTTGATTTAGCCTCAATACTATTTAAAGCCAATTGAGTGACTCTTTGATAATTTTGAAGCGCTTTTCGAATATTTTTGTTACTTTCTGATATATTTTCATTTAGCGCAATAACTGTAGGATTTTTATCAGAAGCGGATTTTAATAAGTCATCGCGCTCAAGTATTAGTTGATTATAGGCTGTTATAGACGCAACAATAGAAGCATCTTGTAAACCTATATTTGAAGGCAATAGCTTACCATCTTCCTGATCCTTAAGATATGCATTCATATGATCAACTAACTTTAACTGAGTCCTATACTCTAAAGATTTTTTATCATTATCTGAAGCAGTATTCAAAAAAACATTTGCCTCCGTAGACATATCTACCATAGAATTCGACATCTTAAATTCAGCAACTTTCTCATCAGCACCAGACAAATCTTTTGAAATCAACATCAAGCGTTTATTAATAAAATCAGATGTGGCACGAGTAGTCCTCATTTTATCATAAGTCAAATCCGCATTATAAACATCAATCAATGAATTTAAAATCAACTCAGCTTTCTTACCTAAACTTGATATCATTGAAAAATTTACAATATAAGATTGCATTTCTTTGCTTGGTGCAATATTAATAGAAGCGATATAATCATCTACTGCCCAATTTTTAGGGACAACACTAATTTCATATGAGTCATCTACAATATTGCGGAATTCGTTATTTGCATTAAACGCTATAAGATTTTCCCCAATTTTCCCCTCTTTCCCATATTCAAAATTTTTATTCTCTCCCGATAATACATCGGTAACTTTTAAACGGTTTTTTCCAGATATTTTAACGAGCAATTTAAAATTAGTAGTATCCTGATCACCAAACACTTGCAATTTAAAGGGAACATCCTTTTCTAGAAGTTCATTTGATCTAATTTTACCTTTTGAAGCGTATATGATATTTAAATGATGCTGGTCAACTACTTTACGCATCAACCTCCTGGACGCTAGTACCTCTATTTGATCAGTAACGAATGCTGCCCGTGTCCCTCCAAAACCCAAAGAACTTGACAATTCCGCAATACCCGCCAACTCACCAGCAGATGCACTCTTTTCGTCTTTTAATAAAATTTTAGCAGTGGTATTATAAGATCTCTGTGCATAACGCAGGTAAAACAACGCTAAAACTAATGTGGCAAATAACGTTAGGACAAACCACTTCCAATAATAAGCATATTGTTCGAATAGTTGTCTTAAGTTTATTACCTCTTGATCTTCCTTATTATTTATAGGTTTTACTTCCATGGATTATATTAACGAGTTAATACTGAAATAACAGTAATTAATAAACTAGCGACGGAGATAATTACATTGGTATTAGCTCCCAATTTAGAATTGTTAATTTGAGATTTATTAGGCTCTACGTATATTACATCATTTTGAGCTAAATAATAGTAGGGAGAATTTAAGGTACTTTGTTTTGTTAAATCTAATCTATGCACGTTTTTTTGCCCCCCTTCCTCACGAATGATAAGCACATTTTCCCTAATACCCCTAATTGTCATATCTCCTGCCATACCTAATGCTTCTAATACTGTAATTCTTTCTGATGGTACAATGAAAGATCCAGGCCTAGCAACCTCTCCCAAAACAGAAACTCTAAAGTTATTAAAATTAATGTTAACACCAGGATCTTTTATATATTGATCTAATTCAAGACGAATTTTTTCAATTGCCTCTAGACGCGTTAAACCAGCAATTCTTATCTTACCAAGCAAAGGCAAAGTAATATCACCGTTATTATCAACTGTATATGTTGGTCTTAAAGCTAGATCAACCTGTTGAGACATTGTTGTGGCCATCATCGTACTAAGAGGATTAAACGGTGCGGTAACTTTAGGGTCTGCAGCAGTCACGACAACTGTCAAGATATCATTTGTTTGTATCTTAGGAATATATTGTTCATATATAGTGTTAATTTGTGTAGAATCATTCTGTAGGTAGACCATATTTCTACGTGAACCGCAAGAACAGAATAATATTAGCACTAATATATAAAATACTCCGAGTGCTACACTATGTTTTGAAATTAATCGCATGTTTTATTTAAATTATAAAATTGATTTCTTCTACTCCGATGACAAAAATATACTTTTTTATTCACAAAAAACTAAATTTAACAAGATACTAGCAATTTTATGAAGCTTACCCTCATCAGCAACTTCTGTGCCTAATTTATATTTAGAGAATATTAACTTTTCATTTGACATTATTAAAATAATCAGATTTCCATGTATAATTATCCAATGGAGCATGCTCTACAGGATGGTCTGCATAAACCAATAGTTCACTATCAGTAGTTAATGCACGAAAGGCTGTTCCATAACCAGCAGGCACATGTAAGACCTTCATGTCATTAGCATCCAGGACAATACTTTTAATTGGAATGAATGGATTAGGATCTTCCCAATCATCTATCTGTACTAAACTCACCTTAAAAGCTCCTGATAATACATAAAACCAGCGTTGCTCAATACGATGCGCTCGCCATCCTCTGATTAATTCAGTATCTACGTTCCTAATAAGATAAAACCGCTTGACTAAGCTCATATCGAATTCATTGACAAATCGGATTTGTCCACGCATATCCTTGGCAACGCCCCCTTGAATATATCTTAATTCTTCCATTACAATTATTGTTTAACGTATCTTTTTATAATATAGGTTTTAAATAGCAAATAAATAACACTAAGCCCTCCAACCGTACCTGCTGAAAAAATTAGTTGAGATCGTAGAGACTCAGATGAAAACTGAATCACAATCCAACCTATTCCAACCTGAATAGCTCCGTAGAGAAAAGAAATCAATAATTTGTTTACACCCGCCTCATTTCCTAAAAATTGATATAAATGCGATCTATGGGCTTCAAAAATATTTTCTTTTCGCAATAAGCGTCTAATGATAGTCCAGACAGCATCCACTCCATAAACAGACAAAAATAAAATATAAATCAGATTACCTGTTGTTAGAATAAGTAATCCTAAAGCAAAAAGTAGAATGTATGCTATAGCTACGGATCCCACATCGCCTGCAAAGCATTTTGCTTTCGTCCGAAAATTGAAAAAGGTAAATACCAAAACACCTGAAAGCGAAAAAATCAAAAGATCTTGGGCAATAAAATTTATTTCTTGATTGACGATCATCAATAGTCCTCCAACAGCAAGGCTATAACAAGCCGTAATCCCATTGATACCATCCATAAAGTTATAGGCATTAATTACACCGACAACCACAATAAAACCAATCAATAAATAATACCAAGGCATATCAAACAGATCGAGCTGATAAGCCATCAATAGTACAGAAGAGAAATGTATTAATAGTCTTATCTTATTGGATAGTGTAAATACATCATCCAAAAACGATACTAATGTCATTAAGGTCAATCCTAGAAAAAACCAAGGGTATTGAAAACCCGAGACGATAAAATAAATAAGTGCTCCGAAGTAAAAAACAACGCCACCGCCCCGCAATGTGATGGATGAATGCGAAGAACGTTCATTCGGTTTATCAATAATATTAAAACGATCAGCGACTTTAAAATACACCAATTCCAAAATAAATAAAGCGATCAGTATGAGTAGGTAAATCATTCCTAAGTAATGTATAGTAATTTATTGACTGTTTAATTTAATGGCTCCTTCAATGGATCTAGTGATTCAAAAATAGAATTCTGCGACCTAAATTCCGGCACAATAGCCTTCATCAAAGCAACAATCTCCATTTTATTTTTTTCAGGATTTGCTCTTTGCACCAATTGACAAAGTTCATCAATTTTCAACCGTTTTTGTTCGACATCTTTTGTATTTACTTTGGCAATCATTATTTTTTCATGATGCGTTTTTTCCGTATTTTCATCGCTCGCCAATAGCTCTTCATATATTTTCTCACCAGGCCTTAAACCAACAATTTTGATATCAATATCTTCCGGATAGCTCAGCCCTTTGAGACGGATCATCTGTTTGGCCAAATCCATAATTTTGACAGACTCCCCCATATCAAATACATATATCTCACCGCCATTCCCCATTATTCCTGCTTCCTGCACTAACTGGCAGGCTTCAGGAATAGTCATAAAAAAACGGGTAATATCCGGATGGGTAATCGTAATAGGCCCGCCTTTATCAATCTGTTTCTCAAATAAAGGGATGACAGATCCATTTGAGCCCAATACATTGCCAAAACGAGTCACAATAAAAGACGTATTAGAAGTTTGATTGACAGCACAAACTGCAATCTCGGCAACCCGTTTTGTAGCACCCATGACGTTCGTCGGATTGACAGCCTTATCTGTTGAGACCATCACAAACTTTTCTACCTGATATTTATCTGCTAATAAAGCCAAATTATAAGATCCACATACATTTGTCCATACGGCTTCGTAAGGATTGGCCTCCATCAATGGAACATGCTTATAGGCTGCCGCATGAAAAATAAGCTGTGGACGATACTGCTGAAAAATAACCTCCATAAAATCGCGGTCTCGAATATCTCCTACAATAAATGTAAAATCATTAAAATAAGGTGAATCCCTCAACTCTTGCTGTATATCGTATAGTGCTGATTCTGCCTGGTCCAAGACCACCAGCTTACAGGACATCGAACCAATTTGGCGAACCAATTCAGAGCCAATGGAGCCAGCTCCCCCCGTTACCAATACGACCTTGTCTGATAAGGCTTGTTTAATAACGGGATTATTCAATTCTATCGCTTTTCGACCTAATAGATCCGAAACTTTGAGTGAGCGTATTTGTTGCGTCGCCACACGTCCTTCCAAGAGTGCGGCAGAATTAGGTATAATCTTGATCTTGATCGGTAAAAGCTCGGCTTTGGCCGAAATATTCTTGAGTCTTTCTGGAGTAGTGGTATCGATTGCAATAACCAATTCTTGGGCTCCTCCAACACGCTCCAACAACTTCATATTCAGTTCATTTAAAGAACGAATACGAACCCCCTGTATATACCGACCAATTCGCTTTGGATTATCATCCAATATAGCAACCACCTTATACCGATTGCGGGAACCCAATTGCAACAGATTGTAAGTATTGTGTCCCATATTACCGGCTCCAAATAAAATCACTGGGATTGCATTTTGTCGATTATTCCAAAAAAATGAGTGATATACGGTTTTATAAAATAAACGTACAGAAGCCATTGCGATTCCCGTCATTAATGCATGGAATAGCAATTGCGTTTGTGAAAAATAATATTTTTCCTCTAAATCTTGAGAAGCAATAAATTCCCAAAGATAAGAAAGTAAAATTGTGAAAATAAATGATATTGCCACACAATTTCCAATCAATTTTAAATCACGTAAACCAGTACGCCTCACAATACTCTGATAAGGTTTAAATCCTAAAAAAACGCTAAAATAAATACATGACACTATCAAAGATTCAAGTAGCATTAACCGAATTGAGATCACTCCTCTATGCTTCAATACAAAAAAATAGCTAAAAACAAAGGAAATCCAACACAATAAGAGGTCGATTGATAACACGACCCAACGGGGACCGTCTTTTAGCAAAAAGCCAAACATAGTCGTATTCTCGAATCTTTTCATAAAAATTAATATTTGGTTATCATGTAGAAGATCAAATAATTAAACCACAAATTTAACTTTTTGAAAATGTACTTATTGTATCTTTAATACCATCCCTAGCCGTTAAAGGCAATTTATCTATCTGTAACAATGTCTTTATTTTAGCATTAGACACAAGTAAATTACTAGTCATTTTTTTTAATCTTTTAGTGTTCAATGGTATAGGGACCGTATCTCCAATTTTTGCTATAATTCTAATTAAAAATTTTGGTATAGGTAAGTTCAATACATTTTTACCTGTAGACTCTTTTATAATCTCTACAATTTCGGATGTAGAAATAGACTCATCGTCGGCTATATGATAAATATCTGTTTTCAATTTATCACTATTTCCTATAATTTTTTTTATAAAAAAAGAAAAATTTGTAATCGATATAAATGACCTACTATTATCAAAAGAAGATAACGGATATGGTATACCTTTAGAAATCAATTTATAAAGCAAACCTAAATTTCCTTTATCTCCTGGACCATGAACCATAGGAGGACGGAGAATTATTAATTTCTTATCGGAAGGAATTTTTTGTTTTAACAACCACTTTTCTGCCTCTAATTTAGATTTCCCATACCAAGAAACAGGATTACATTTGTCTTTTTCTGTCAGTGGAATATTGGCTTCAAATTCTTCCAAAGCAGCAAGTGAACTAATATGAATCATAAGCGATGCATTAGAACTTAAGAAAGCC from the Sphingobacterium thalpophilum genome contains:
- a CDS encoding WxcM-like domain-containing protein, whose product is MEELRYIQGGVAKDMRGQIRFVNEFDMSLVKRFYLIRNVDTELIRGWRAHRIEQRWFYVLSGAFKVSLVQIDDWEDPNPFIPIKSIVLDANDMKVLHVPAGYGTAFRALTTDSELLVYADHPVEHAPLDNYTWKSDYFNNVK
- a CDS encoding polysaccharide biosynthesis protein; the protein is MKRFENTTMFGFLLKDGPRWVVLSIDLLLCWISFVFSYFFVLKHRGVISIRLMLLESLIVSCIYFSVFLGFKPYQSIVRRTGLRDLKLIGNCVAISFIFTILLSYLWEFIASQDLEEKYYFSQTQLLFHALMTGIAMASVRLFYKTVYHSFFWNNRQNAIPVILFGAGNMGHNTYNLLQLGSRNRYKVVAILDDNPKRIGRYIQGVRIRSLNELNMKLLERVGGAQELVIAIDTTTPERLKNISAKAELLPIKIKIIPNSAALLEGRVATQQIRSLKVSDLLGRKAIELNNPVIKQALSDKVVLVTGGAGSIGSELVRQIGSMSCKLVVLDQAESALYDIQQELRDSPYFNDFTFIVGDIRDRDFMEVIFQQYRPQLIFHAAAYKHVPLMEANPYEAVWTNVCGSYNLALLADKYQVEKFVMVSTDKAVNPTNVMGATKRVAEIAVCAVNQTSNTSFIVTRFGNVLGSNGSVIPLFEKQIDKGGPITITHPDITRFFMTIPEACQLVQEAGIMGNGGEIYVFDMGESVKIMDLAKQMIRLKGLSYPEDIDIKIVGLRPGEKIYEELLASDENTEKTHHEKIMIAKVNTKDVEQKRLKIDELCQLVQRANPEKNKMEIVALMKAIVPEFRSQNSIFESLDPLKEPLN
- a CDS encoding NAD-dependent epimerase/dehydratase family protein produces the protein MKMNIKVLGGTGMIGRNLIESLNSEDNLNLSVLSLRDEKWKSNFDKDCDIVINLIGKAHDHDGLSDQKDYYQVNVELIKEVFTAFLSSNASLMIHISSLAALEEFEANIPLTEKDKCNPVSWYGKSKLEAEKWLLKQKIPSDKKLIILRPPMVHGPGDKGNLGLLYKLISKGIPYPLSSFDNSRSFISITNFSFFIKKIIGNSDKLKTDIYHIADDESISTSEIVEIIKESTGKNVLNLPIPKFLIRIIAKIGDTVPIPLNTKRLKKMTSNLLVSNAKIKTLLQIDKLPLTARDGIKDTISTFSKS
- a CDS encoding GumC family protein; protein product: MEVKPINNKEDQEVINLRQLFEQYAYYWKWFVLTLFATLVLALFYLRYAQRSYNTTAKILLKDEKSASAGELAGIAELSSSLGFGGTRAAFVTDQIEVLASRRLMRKVVDQHHLNIIYASKGKIRSNELLEKDVPFKLQVFGDQDTTNFKLLVKISGKNRLKVTDVLSGENKNFEYGKEGKIGENLIAFNANNEFRNIVDDSYEISVVPKNWAVDDYIASINIAPSKEMQSYIVNFSMISSLGKKAELILNSLIDVYNADLTYDKMRTTRATSDFINKRLMLISKDLSGADEKVAEFKMSNSMVDMSTEANVFLNTASDNDKKSLEYRTQLKLVDHMNAYLKDQEDGKLLPSNIGLQDASIVASITAYNQLILERDDLLKSASDKNPTVIALNENISESNKNIRKALQNYQRVTQLALNSIEAKSKEILGRINSIPNQEQGFKKISRQQQIVESLYLLLLQKREESEVKAAATPDNLKIIDAAYTNSIPVAPRKMIVMLGALIIGFLIPFGLLYLKFLLDNKIHSRKDIEDLVKIPVLGEIPTAEDTIVHLNDRSSLAEAFRILRTNMNFMFGGDQKDASKVVFVTSTISGEGKSFVTTNLAQILSMSGKKVVLIGADIRSPKVLDYLGLSHLQHTNVGITQFLINPDMDIDNIIIKKPGNYDFDVIYSGYIAPNPAELLMNGHFDDVIKYTREHYDYILVDTAPVSLVTDTLLIAHNADLTLYVSRVNYLDKRLLQVPRELYVDGKLKNLAAVVNDVDFARGYGYGYGYGYGYGDKGKKKKMGIAKVWQDLKDRLNIK
- a CDS encoding polysaccharide biosynthesis/export family protein produces the protein MRLISKHSVALGVFYILVLILFCSCGSRRNMVYLQNDSTQINTIYEQYIPKIQTNDILTVVVTAADPKVTAPFNPLSTMMATTMSQQVDLALRPTYTVDNNGDITLPLLGKIRIAGLTRLEAIEKIRLELDQYIKDPGVNINFNNFRVSVLGEVARPGSFIVPSERITVLEALGMAGDMTIRGIRENVLIIREEGGQKNVHRLDLTKQSTLNSPYYYLAQNDVIYVEPNKSQINNSKLGANTNVIISVASLLITVISVLTR
- a CDS encoding MraY family glycosyltransferase; this encodes MIYLLILIALFILELVYFKVADRFNIIDKPNERSSHSSITLRGGGVVFYFGALIYFIVSGFQYPWFFLGLTLMTLVSFLDDVFTLSNKIRLLIHFSSVLLMAYQLDLFDMPWYYLLIGFIVVVGVINAYNFMDGINGITACYSLAVGGLLMIVNQEINFIAQDLLIFSLSGVLVFTFFNFRTKAKCFAGDVGSVAIAYILLFALGLLILTTGNLIYILFLSVYGVDAVWTIIRRLLRKENIFEAHRSHLYQFLGNEAGVNKLLISFLYGAIQVGIGWIVIQFSSESLRSQLIFSAGTVGGLSVIYLLFKTYIIKRYVKQ